One segment of Paraburkholderia sp. PGU19 DNA contains the following:
- a CDS encoding PLP-dependent aminotransferase family protein, giving the protein MAQPRYKELVDTLAADIRSGRLRAGTRLPTHRQLASTHGLALVTATRVYAELAAMGLVSGETGRGTFVREISLPPRQGIDQFALAAGMVDLNFNYPALPGQADLLRGALRQLAASGDLESLLRYQPHGGRQHERAAVARHLACRGLEIGWDQVSLVNGAQAGLAATVMALLSPGDVVAVDTLTYPGFKVLAEACRLELAPIPADGQGFDLDALERLCRTRRVRAVYVMPTLHNPLGWVTSAQWRKQLVSIARRHGLLIIEDAAYAFLADKPPAPLAALAPETTVYVSGFSKNVATGLRVGFVVASAESMKDIERIIRATTWNTPGVMTSIACAWLDDGTVKRLEAEKRRDAKIRQAMAAEILAGLNCVRHPSSYFVWLPLSEEVRADQVAAALMREHISVSTAEPYATSHHVPHAVRLALGSVELDVLRESLETVRRVISAYAY; this is encoded by the coding sequence ATGGCTCAGCCCCGGTACAAGGAACTTGTCGACACGCTTGCCGCGGATATTCGCTCGGGACGCCTGCGCGCCGGCACGCGCCTGCCGACGCATCGCCAGCTCGCGTCCACGCACGGACTCGCGCTCGTCACGGCGACGCGGGTCTACGCCGAACTTGCGGCGATGGGTCTCGTCAGCGGAGAGACGGGACGCGGTACGTTCGTGCGGGAAATTTCGCTGCCGCCTAGACAGGGCATCGATCAGTTCGCGCTCGCGGCGGGCATGGTCGACCTCAACTTCAACTATCCGGCGCTGCCGGGTCAGGCCGATCTGTTGCGCGGCGCGTTGCGTCAGCTTGCTGCGTCCGGCGATCTGGAAAGCCTGCTTCGCTATCAGCCGCATGGCGGACGCCAGCACGAGCGCGCGGCCGTGGCGCGTCATCTGGCTTGCAGGGGACTCGAAATCGGCTGGGACCAGGTGTCGCTCGTGAATGGCGCGCAAGCGGGCCTGGCCGCGACCGTGATGGCGCTGCTCAGCCCTGGCGATGTGGTCGCAGTGGACACGCTGACGTATCCGGGTTTCAAGGTGCTCGCCGAGGCCTGTCGGCTGGAACTGGCGCCGATCCCGGCGGATGGGCAAGGGTTCGACCTCGACGCGCTCGAACGCTTGTGCAGGACGCGGCGCGTGCGCGCCGTGTATGTGATGCCGACGCTGCACAATCCGCTCGGTTGGGTGACGAGTGCGCAATGGCGCAAGCAACTCGTGTCGATTGCGCGCCGGCATGGGCTATTGATAATCGAAGACGCCGCGTATGCCTTTCTCGCCGACAAACCGCCCGCGCCGCTCGCCGCGCTCGCGCCGGAAACGACCGTGTACGTGTCCGGCTTTTCGAAGAACGTCGCTACCGGTTTGCGCGTGGGTTTTGTCGTGGCGTCGGCTGAATCGATGAAAGATATCGAGCGGATCATCAGGGCGACGACGTGGAATACGCCCGGTGTGATGACGTCGATTGCGTGCGCGTGGCTCGATGATGGCACCGTCAAGCGGCTGGAAGCGGAGAAACGCCGCGACGCGAAGATCCGGCAAGCCATGGCCGCTGAGATTCTCGCGGGCCTGAACTGTGTTCGCCACCCATCGTCGTATTTCGTCTGGTTGCCGTTGTCGGAAGAAGTGCGCGCGGATCAGGTTGCGGCGGCGCTGATGCGTGAACACATTTCAGTGTCGACGGCTGAGCCCTACGCGACTTCGCACCATGTGCCTCATGCTGTCCGCCTCGCGTTGGGTTCTGTCGAACTCGATGTGCTGCGCGAATCGCTGGAAACGGTCAGGCGCGTGATAAGCGCTTACGCTTACTGA